One window of Bacillus alkalicellulosilyticus genomic DNA carries:
- a CDS encoding recombinase family protein → MTIYGYARVSTKDQNLETQLQQLQARKCDVIIEEKMTGATFKRPKLEQLLKDVNEGDTIIVTRVDRLGRNTQQLLQLVEDLQQHNISLYIIELGIEATHRNGKLFLTILSALAENERELLAEKRTAGLENAKAKGVKLGRKGIAKGKLEHALTLWKQGDMTIKKIEESTGVGKSILYREIQKRGLKREEIQGAI, encoded by the coding sequence ATGACAATTTACGGATATGCGAGAGTATCAACGAAAGACCAAAACTTAGAGACGCAGCTACAGCAGCTACAGGCTAGGAAATGCGACGTTATTATAGAAGAGAAAATGACTGGCGCTACATTCAAGCGACCAAAACTAGAGCAGCTACTAAAGGACGTTAACGAAGGCGATACTATTATCGTGACGAGAGTAGACCGTCTAGGGCGTAACACACAGCAGCTACTACAGTTAGTCGAAGACCTACAGCAGCATAACATATCGCTTTACATTATTGAACTAGGTATAGAGGCGACACATAGAAACGGTAAGCTCTTTCTTACAATTTTGTCAGCGCTCGCAGAGAACGAAAGAGAACTACTAGCAGAAAAGCGTACCGCAGGACTAGAGAACGCTAAAGCTAAAGGCGTCAAACTAGGGCGCAAAGGTATAGCTAAAGGAAAGCTAGAGCATGCGCTAACCTTATGGAAGCAGGGAGATATGACTATTAAGAAAATAGAAGAGAGTACAGGCGTAGGTAAGTCGATACTATATAGAGAGATACAAAAGCGAGGACTAAAACGAGAGGAAATACAGGGCGCTATATAA